One genomic window of Paenisporosarcina antarctica includes the following:
- a CDS encoding tripartite tricarboxylate transporter TctB family protein → MSKTFDRFASITFLLVGLLFVIESRSISQSAYGSTVGPSIFPTALGIILILLSIRLLFETTKYKDQEGTKEPVQYVKFLIIFVSAAIYAAVLEPVGYVISTFIFLLIAFQTMERGKWISTIIIAGAFSFGIYYFFSEFLGGSLPGFPEF, encoded by the coding sequence ATGAGTAAAACGTTCGATCGGTTTGCTAGTATCACCTTTTTGCTGGTTGGTCTTTTATTTGTCATCGAAAGCCGTTCGATTTCACAAAGTGCCTACGGATCTACAGTTGGACCTAGTATCTTCCCAACTGCACTCGGAATCATACTTATTTTATTAAGTATTCGATTACTTTTTGAAACCACAAAATATAAGGACCAAGAAGGAACAAAAGAGCCTGTGCAATATGTAAAATTCCTAATTATCTTCGTAAGTGCGGCTATATACGCAGCCGTTTTAGAACCAGTTGGTTATGTCATTTCGACGTTTATTTTTCTACTAATTGCATTTCAAACTATGGAACGTGGGAAATGGATTAGTACTATCATTATTGCCGGAGCGTTTTCATTCGGTATATATTACTTCTTTTCGGAATTTCTTGGCGGTTCTTTGCCTGGATTCCCAGAATTTTAA
- a CDS encoding tripartite tricarboxylate transporter permease, translating to MGTLDFLLNGFAVAFQWQNILFAFVGVVIGTAVGVLPGIGPMSGVALLIPITSTLTSGMPVEAAAASSIILLAGVYYGAMYGGSTTSILLNTPGESSSVVTTLDGYQMARQGRAGAALSIAAIGSFFAGIVSLIGLVLLAEPLSRVALKFGPAEYFSLMLLGLCAVSGLAGKSMTKALIMTFSGLLLATIGIDGVSGIARFTYDLPILYSGLEFLTIAVGLFALGEVFKTILERDKESGAIAKIDRIIPTKQDLKDSAVPIVRGSLLGFFIGVLPGAGATLASFFSYIAEKKFSKHPEKFGKGAIEGVAGPESANNAASGGALIPLLTLGIPGSGTTAILMGALIMYNVQPGPLLFNDHPEVAWGLIASMFIGNLMLLVLNMPLVKVFAKIIQTPKKYLLPIIVAISFFGVYAVQYTTFDLYLLLACGFLGYLLAKNDYPLAPLVLALVLGPMIENNMRRALTISNGDFSIFLTRPLSLTFIIIALAWLLIPLLMKFKGRTIVVNEED from the coding sequence ATGGGTACTTTAGATTTTCTATTAAATGGATTTGCCGTTGCCTTCCAATGGCAAAATATCTTGTTTGCTTTTGTAGGCGTTGTCATCGGGACAGCGGTGGGTGTTTTACCTGGAATTGGTCCGATGAGTGGTGTTGCCTTGCTTATTCCTATCACTTCCACTTTAACATCAGGCATGCCAGTTGAAGCGGCGGCAGCTAGTTCAATTATCTTACTGGCAGGTGTTTATTATGGTGCTATGTACGGAGGATCTACAACCTCAATTTTATTAAATACACCTGGGGAATCTTCATCTGTTGTGACCACTTTAGATGGCTATCAAATGGCAAGACAAGGTAGGGCAGGCGCTGCCTTATCTATTGCAGCAATTGGATCATTTTTTGCAGGGATTGTTTCCTTAATTGGATTAGTATTATTAGCAGAACCATTGTCTAGGGTTGCCCTAAAATTTGGACCTGCTGAATACTTTTCGCTCATGCTCCTTGGTCTTTGTGCAGTGAGTGGTTTAGCTGGAAAATCCATGACAAAAGCTTTAATTATGACATTCTCCGGATTACTTTTAGCGACAATTGGAATTGATGGGGTTTCAGGGATTGCTCGTTTTACATATGATCTCCCAATTCTTTATTCAGGACTTGAGTTTCTAACAATCGCAGTTGGGTTATTCGCTCTTGGTGAAGTATTTAAAACCATCCTCGAACGTGATAAAGAATCAGGTGCAATCGCTAAGATCGATCGTATCATACCAACAAAACAAGATTTAAAAGATAGTGCGGTACCAATTGTTCGAGGATCTCTATTAGGATTCTTCATTGGCGTTTTGCCTGGTGCCGGTGCAACTCTTGCATCGTTTTTCTCTTATATTGCAGAGAAAAAATTTAGCAAGCATCCAGAAAAATTCGGTAAAGGTGCAATTGAAGGAGTAGCTGGGCCAGAATCTGCTAATAATGCTGCTTCTGGTGGAGCCTTGATTCCACTGCTAACTCTCGGAATTCCCGGATCTGGTACAACTGCGATATTAATGGGTGCACTTATCATGTATAACGTTCAACCAGGCCCCTTATTATTCAATGATCACCCAGAAGTTGCGTGGGGACTCATTGCAAGTATGTTTATTGGAAACTTAATGTTGCTGGTACTCAATATGCCACTTGTTAAAGTATTTGCTAAGATTATACAAACACCTAAAAAGTATTTATTGCCTATCATTGTTGCGATATCCTTTTTCGGTGTGTATGCAGTCCAATACACAACGTTTGATTTATATTTATTGTTAGCATGTGGGTTCTTAGGTTATTTACTAGCTAAGAACGACTATCCGCTTGCTCCCCTTGTATTGGCACTAGTGTTAGGGCCAATGATTGAGAATAATATGCGCCGTGCATTAACAATTTCTAATGGCGATTTCTCAATTTTTCTAACAAGACCTTTATCATTAACTTTTATTATCATCGCATTGGCTTGGTTACTAATTCCACTCTTAATGAAATTTAAAGGCCGGACAATTGTTGTCAATGAAGAGGATTAA
- a CDS encoding LutC/YkgG family protein, giving the protein MTVNQSNQEEFLSNIATRLGRERRTGVKPPIWNNKPYLHLYEGKTNEELIEQFIDNLQLLNTNVDRITRQELDITLSRVLKDFEVKSAISWDDPFLHELGLTSLLSKNSVENSIWDNSLNEEDRKQLSAKVDLGITCADLGLAETGTVVLMNGGGRGRMVSLLPPFYLCIMPESRIVPRLTQAMELIHSKVPNGLPSCINFITGPSRTADIEMDLALGVHGPGKVHVILLRE; this is encoded by the coding sequence TTGACTGTAAATCAATCAAATCAAGAGGAATTTCTATCGAATATTGCGACAAGATTAGGTCGTGAAAGAAGAACGGGTGTTAAACCGCCAATTTGGAATAACAAGCCCTATTTGCATTTATATGAAGGAAAAACAAATGAAGAATTAATTGAACAATTCATAGATAATCTGCAACTTCTAAATACCAATGTAGACCGTATTACACGACAAGAGTTAGATATTACTTTATCGAGAGTGTTAAAGGATTTTGAAGTTAAATCAGCCATTTCTTGGGATGATCCTTTTTTACATGAATTAGGTCTTACATCATTATTATCTAAAAATAGTGTTGAGAATTCAATTTGGGATAATTCTTTGAATGAAGAAGATAGAAAGCAACTCTCTGCAAAGGTTGATTTAGGAATCACTTGTGCCGATCTCGGTTTAGCTGAAACAGGCACCGTGGTCCTAATGAACGGAGGAGGAAGGGGACGTATGGTAAGTTTGCTACCGCCATTTTACTTATGTATAATGCCGGAAAGTCGAATTGTACCTCGCCTTACCCAAGCGATGGAACTTATACATTCTAAAGTACCTAATGGTCTTCCCTCATGTATAAATTTCATTACAGGACCTAGTCGTACAGCCGATATTGAAATGGACTTAGCTCTAGGTGTACATGGTCCTGGAAAGGTACACGTCATCCTTCTTAGAGAGTAG
- a CDS encoding LutB/LldF family L-lactate oxidation iron-sulfur protein, whose product MTLNTIDFNHRVDKALADPILKKAIPFAQDKLRNGRNTAADQIGNIEEWRELAADIRKHTIDNLDSYLEELVTNVRKNGGFVHFAEKDSDAVEIIKKIAKDKEAKTIIKSKSMVTEEIHLNKHLEAEGLKVVESDLGEYIIQLADETPSHLIAPAIHKTRQQVSELFSEVAGRKISDETTDLCLFARETLREEFLQADIGISGCNFAVAESGSVVLVSNEGNARLTTSLPKVHIAVMGLERIVPTWNELDIMVSMLTRSATGQKISVYVTGINSPRQSEDLDGPEEFHLVILDNGRSQLLGTAYQEALNCIRCGACLNVCPVYRHVGGHAYGGVYSGPIGAVLMPLLEGYDDWKELPHASSLCGACTEVCPVKIPLHDLLIEHRKDEVEQGYAPLSEKMAFKGFGYVNSHPALYDKTVKLANTGLGVLAKDGYITKGPGMLGGWTDIRDLPRPAKQSFREWWEKERKE is encoded by the coding sequence ATGACTTTAAATACCATTGATTTTAACCACAGAGTTGACAAAGCATTAGCGGATCCAATTTTAAAGAAAGCGATTCCCTTTGCTCAAGATAAATTGCGTAATGGTAGGAATACAGCGGCCGATCAGATAGGAAATATTGAAGAATGGCGAGAACTGGCTGCTGATATTCGAAAACATACAATCGATAACTTAGATAGTTATCTTGAGGAGTTAGTCACAAACGTTCGAAAAAATGGAGGATTTGTACACTTCGCAGAGAAGGATAGCGATGCAGTTGAAATCATCAAAAAAATTGCCAAGGATAAAGAAGCGAAAACAATCATCAAATCTAAATCGATGGTGACTGAAGAAATTCACTTAAACAAACATCTTGAAGCGGAAGGTTTGAAAGTAGTTGAATCTGATTTAGGGGAGTATATCATTCAATTAGCGGATGAAACGCCATCACATTTGATTGCCCCAGCAATCCATAAGACGAGACAACAAGTGTCAGAGCTCTTCTCTGAAGTGGCAGGTCGAAAGATTTCAGATGAAACAACAGATTTGTGTCTCTTTGCTAGAGAAACACTTCGCGAAGAGTTTTTACAGGCAGATATCGGGATATCAGGTTGTAATTTTGCTGTTGCGGAATCTGGTTCTGTCGTACTCGTGAGTAATGAAGGAAATGCTCGACTCACAACAAGCCTTCCGAAAGTTCATATTGCAGTCATGGGTTTAGAAAGAATTGTTCCCACTTGGAATGAATTAGATATCATGGTTTCCATGCTCACAAGGAGTGCAACAGGTCAAAAAATCAGTGTGTACGTAACCGGAATTAATTCACCACGGCAGAGTGAGGATTTAGATGGTCCTGAAGAATTTCATCTTGTTATTTTAGATAATGGTCGTTCACAACTTTTGGGAACAGCTTATCAGGAAGCATTAAATTGCATTCGATGTGGAGCCTGTTTAAATGTTTGTCCTGTTTACAGACATGTTGGAGGACACGCTTACGGCGGTGTCTATAGTGGACCAATTGGTGCTGTATTAATGCCGTTACTCGAAGGTTATGACGATTGGAAGGAACTACCTCATGCTTCTAGCTTATGTGGCGCTTGTACAGAGGTGTGCCCAGTGAAAATCCCATTACACGACTTACTGATTGAACATCGGAAAGACGAAGTGGAACAAGGCTATGCTCCGCTGTCGGAAAAAATGGCTTTTAAAGGATTTGGTTATGTGAATAGTCATCCTGCTCTTTATGATAAGACTGTAAAGTTAGCCAATACAGGACTTGGGGTGCTCGCAAAAGACGGTTATATTACCAAAGGACCTGGTATGTTGGGCGGATGGACGGATATTCGAGATCTTCCTCGACCGGCGAAGCAATCGTTTCGTGAATGGTGGGAAAAGGAAAGAAAGGAGTGA
- a CDS encoding (Fe-S)-binding protein yields the protein MKVALFITCLADAFYPKVGMSVVNVLQKLGVEVEFPKEQTCCGQPAYNSGFHKDAMKAAKQVIRAFENSETVVTPSGSCAAMIHHYYPVLFESDPVWRDKAQNLADKTHEFSDFLVNVLKVEDLDAKLESTATYHHSCHMIRGLEIEEEPIALLSQVDGLTIKELPYCKDCCGFGGTFAAKMSDISERMVDEKIKNITSTGASVLIGSDLGCLMNIGGRMRRTGKEIEIMHVAEVLERGGRI from the coding sequence ATGAAAGTGGCTCTTTTTATTACGTGTTTAGCAGATGCATTTTACCCTAAAGTAGGGATGAGTGTGGTCAATGTGTTGCAGAAACTTGGAGTGGAAGTCGAATTTCCTAAAGAACAAACTTGCTGCGGTCAACCTGCTTATAACAGTGGTTTCCATAAGGACGCAATGAAAGCTGCGAAGCAAGTAATTCGTGCTTTTGAAAATAGTGAGACAGTTGTAACACCTTCTGGCTCCTGTGCGGCTATGATTCATCATTACTATCCGGTGTTATTTGAAAGTGATCCTGTATGGCGTGATAAGGCACAAAATCTTGCAGATAAAACTCATGAATTTTCAGATTTTTTAGTGAATGTTCTGAAAGTCGAGGATCTCGATGCCAAACTTGAATCCACTGCAACATATCATCATTCATGTCATATGATTAGGGGTTTAGAAATAGAAGAGGAACCAATCGCACTGTTAAGTCAGGTAGATGGTCTTACGATAAAGGAATTACCTTATTGTAAGGACTGTTGTGGATTTGGAGGTACTTTTGCTGCCAAAATGAGCGACATTTCTGAGAGAATGGTTGATGAGAAAATTAAAAACATTACTTCTACAGGAGCAAGCGTATTGATTGGCTCTGATTTAGGCTGTCTCATGAACATTGGTGGAAGAATGAGAAGAACAGGTAAAGAAATTGAAATTATGCATGTCGCAGAGGTGTTAGAAAGAGGGGGTAGGATTTAA
- a CDS encoding GntR family transcriptional regulator gives MCKIEQVIKTEPLHMQAYTIIKSLLLEGEFHPGERLVEVKLAERLGVSRGPIREAFRMLMQDGLIVQNGGPIQVYQPTRKDLEEVFQCRESLEVLATQLAVKKMSTKQLDELVLIIEKTKEADQQKSFTELGKLDQAFHDVIIEGSENQQLIQLMSVIKTKVIYIRNTMIRNYYPNIHDIIGQHEQIYQALLERNEQKAELEMRSHIKNSLEAILKMNAR, from the coding sequence GTGTGTAAAATCGAACAAGTTATCAAAACTGAGCCTCTTCATATGCAGGCTTATACCATTATTAAGTCTTTGCTATTGGAAGGAGAATTTCACCCAGGGGAACGCTTAGTAGAAGTGAAGTTAGCTGAGAGATTAGGAGTTAGTAGAGGACCGATTCGTGAAGCATTTCGTATGCTCATGCAAGATGGACTAATTGTTCAAAATGGAGGTCCTATCCAAGTTTATCAACCTACACGAAAAGACCTGGAAGAAGTTTTTCAATGTCGTGAGAGTCTCGAGGTATTAGCAACTCAACTAGCTGTCAAAAAAATGTCTACGAAACAACTAGATGAATTAGTGCTAATCATTGAGAAAACAAAAGAAGCTGATCAACAGAAATCATTTACAGAACTGGGTAAGTTAGATCAAGCATTTCATGATGTAATAATTGAGGGGTCTGAAAACCAACAGTTAATTCAATTGATGAGCGTAATAAAGACCAAGGTAATCTATATAAGAAACACGATGATCCGTAATTACTATCCTAATATTCATGATATTATCGGGCAACATGAACAAATTTACCAAGCTTTACTTGAAAGAAATGAACAAAAAGCGGAACTGGAAATGCGGTCACATATTAAAAATAGTTTAGAAGCTATTCTTAAAATGAATGCTAGGTAA
- a CDS encoding VOC family protein, whose protein sequence is MKPVIPYLSFYGNGKDAAIFYETIFELENTGIMKYSDGDFPHPPEAADFIMHCHLTNGNFSIMLADSATPGESGTTNVALMVECESEEEVNRLYNALLEDGKAIMELQDTFWGAKYAKVLDKFGYTWDLNFEKGQVE, encoded by the coding sequence ATGAAACCAGTCATACCATATTTATCGTTTTACGGGAATGGAAAAGATGCTGCGATATTTTATGAAACAATTTTTGAGTTGGAGAACACGGGAATTATGAAGTATAGTGACGGAGATTTTCCACATCCGCCTGAAGCTGCTGATTTCATTATGCATTGTCATTTAACTAATGGAAACTTCAGTATCATGCTTGCTGATTCAGCAACTCCCGGCGAATCGGGTACAACAAATGTAGCATTGATGGTTGAATGTGAAAGCGAAGAAGAAGTGAATCGTTTGTATAATGCGTTACTAGAAGACGGTAAGGCTATCATGGAATTACAAGATACCTTCTGGGGAGCTAAATACGCTAAAGTACTAGATAAGTTTGGCTATACATGGGATTTGAACTTTGAAAAAGGGCAAGTTGAATAA
- a CDS encoding ribonucleotide-diphosphate reductase subunit beta, whose protein sequence is MTTIEKRKLMDKNAPNRSTGIVNGSSSNILNWDDVRFSWAYPKYKRMLGNFWTPFEINMGSDVKQFGSLNNAEREAFLKIIGILALLDSIQTDFAGKVADYLTDSSLNALMIILAQQEVIHNHSYSYVLSSLVSKQEQDRVFDYWRTEAVLEKRNDFVMKGYEAFSDKPNVDSLLTAIVYDVILEGLFFYSGFAFFYNLARQQKMVGTSTMINYINRDEQIHVDLFVKIYQELLREYPEYDTPERAFEVEKIFKEAAAHEIEWAREVIGDKIDGLDVEDVEEYIYFYANVRCAQLGYERPFPGYRKNPLKWIKAYEEVDLGKTDFFEQKSRQYVKVNVQDNGFDDL, encoded by the coding sequence ATGACGACAATTGAAAAGCGAAAGCTCATGGATAAAAATGCACCGAATCGTTCAACTGGAATTGTAAATGGCTCCTCCTCAAATATTTTAAATTGGGATGATGTTCGGTTTAGTTGGGCATATCCAAAATATAAACGAATGCTTGGAAACTTTTGGACCCCATTTGAAATAAATATGGGGTCAGATGTAAAACAGTTCGGATCTTTAAATAATGCGGAACGAGAAGCGTTCTTGAAAATTATTGGCATACTTGCTTTACTCGATAGTATTCAAACTGACTTTGCAGGAAAAGTGGCTGACTATTTAACTGATTCTAGTTTGAATGCACTAATGATTATTTTGGCACAACAAGAAGTTATTCATAATCATTCGTATTCCTATGTACTTTCAAGTTTAGTGTCAAAACAAGAGCAAGACCGTGTGTTTGATTACTGGCGAACTGAAGCGGTACTGGAGAAACGAAACGATTTTGTCATGAAAGGATATGAAGCTTTTTCCGATAAGCCGAATGTGGATTCGTTATTAACAGCGATTGTTTATGATGTCATCTTGGAAGGACTATTTTTCTATTCTGGATTTGCTTTTTTCTACAATCTGGCACGTCAACAAAAGATGGTCGGTACGAGCACGATGATAAACTATATTAATCGAGATGAACAAATTCACGTTGATTTATTTGTGAAAATATATCAAGAATTATTACGGGAGTACCCTGAATACGATACTCCGGAACGAGCGTTTGAAGTTGAAAAGATCTTCAAAGAAGCAGCTGCACACGAAATCGAATGGGCACGTGAAGTCATTGGCGACAAGATCGATGGCCTAGATGTTGAGGACGTAGAAGAATACATCTACTTCTACGCTAATGTTCGCTGCGCTCAACTTGGCTATGAACGTCCATTCCCAGGCTATCGCAAAAATCCTTTAAAATGGATTAAAGCATATGAAGAAGTAGATCTAGGTAAAACAGATTTCTTCGAACAAAAGTCGCGTCAATACGTAAAAGTTAATGTGCAAGACAATGGGTTTGATGATTTGTAA
- a CDS encoding ribonucleoside-diphosphate reductase subunit alpha translates to MVQKVLTKKENLIDELLTIFKEVQLAPLVRAYDKWLKKNPQATDSQVAQAMVLDALSHLDEEEPYWTFVAARIYLTQVYNELAVTRNCTNDEVYNDFYKHLSRLSDKGLYDVRLLQAYTKKEIIALSEIIEPERDTLFTYIGLKTLMDRYVAKDYDKTPAELPQERWLIIAMTLMQNESINRLEKVKESYWAMSNLYMTVATPTLSNAGKPHGQLSSCFIDTVDDSLQGIYDSNTDVATLSKYGGGIGIYMGKVRSRGSSIRGFKGASSGVMPWIKQLNNTAVSVDQLGQRQGAIAVYLDVWHKDIMPFLDLKLNNGDERMRAHDIFTGVSLPDIFMEKVQAREEWTLFDPHEVRTVMGYSLEDSYDEMKGKGSFRDNYQACVADERLTREVVPAIDIMKRIMRSQLETGVPYMFYRDEVNRKNTNKHEGMIYSSNLCTEIFQNMSATTFESITIEDDIIVTRRKPGDFVVCNLSSINLGKAVPAGVLNRLIEVQVRMLDNVIDLNMIPVPQAERTNARYRGIGLGTFGWHHLLALKAIRWESDEAVEFADELYEEIAYLTIKASMNLSREKGPYPLFKGSDFHNGEYFASRGYLSKKWCELRFDVSMNGMRNGYLMAVAPNSSTSILAGSTASIDPIFQKSYSEEKKDYKIPVTVPDLNQDTTWYYKSAYFIDQHWTLKQNAARQRHIDQGISLNLYVQNTIKAKELLDLHLDAWASGLKTTYYVRSTSIELIECESCSS, encoded by the coding sequence ATAGTGCAAAAGGTATTAACAAAAAAAGAGAATTTGATTGATGAATTATTGACAATATTTAAAGAAGTTCAGTTAGCACCATTAGTACGTGCCTATGACAAGTGGTTGAAGAAAAATCCTCAAGCTACTGACTCGCAAGTAGCACAAGCAATGGTTTTAGATGCACTAAGTCATTTGGACGAAGAAGAACCTTACTGGACATTTGTTGCAGCACGTATTTATTTAACGCAAGTTTACAACGAACTCGCTGTTACTCGAAACTGTACAAACGATGAAGTATACAACGATTTTTACAAACATCTCAGCCGCTTGTCTGACAAGGGGTTATATGACGTTCGTCTTCTTCAGGCTTATACGAAAAAAGAAATCATTGCGTTAAGTGAAATTATTGAACCGGAGCGGGATACACTATTTACCTATATCGGACTAAAAACGTTAATGGACCGCTACGTAGCAAAAGATTACGATAAAACTCCAGCCGAGCTTCCTCAAGAGCGCTGGCTTATTATTGCTATGACATTAATGCAAAATGAATCTATAAATCGCTTAGAAAAAGTTAAAGAATCTTACTGGGCGATGAGCAACTTATATATGACGGTTGCAACGCCAACTCTGTCCAATGCAGGAAAGCCTCATGGTCAGTTATCAAGCTGCTTTATTGATACGGTCGACGATAGTTTGCAAGGTATATATGATTCCAATACAGACGTTGCTACATTATCAAAATATGGTGGTGGTATTGGCATTTATATGGGGAAAGTACGTAGCCGTGGTTCATCGATTCGAGGATTTAAAGGCGCATCAAGCGGTGTCATGCCGTGGATTAAACAATTGAACAATACAGCAGTTAGCGTAGATCAACTTGGACAAAGACAAGGTGCAATTGCAGTTTACTTAGACGTGTGGCATAAGGACATCATGCCATTCTTGGATTTGAAGTTAAATAACGGCGATGAGCGAATGCGCGCTCACGATATTTTCACAGGTGTTAGCCTACCAGATATTTTTATGGAGAAAGTTCAAGCGAGGGAAGAATGGACATTATTTGATCCTCATGAAGTGCGTACTGTTATGGGATATTCTCTTGAAGATTCCTATGATGAAATGAAAGGCAAAGGCTCTTTCCGTGATAACTATCAAGCATGTGTAGCAGACGAGCGATTAACGAGAGAAGTAGTTCCTGCAATTGATATCATGAAACGCATTATGAGAAGCCAACTCGAAACTGGTGTGCCGTATATGTTTTATCGTGATGAAGTGAATCGCAAGAATACGAATAAGCATGAAGGCATGATTTATAGCAGTAACTTATGTACAGAAATTTTCCAAAACATGAGTGCGACGACATTTGAATCTATAACGATAGAAGACGATATCATAGTGACCCGTCGTAAGCCTGGCGATTTTGTCGTGTGTAATTTGTCTTCAATCAACTTAGGAAAAGCAGTTCCAGCTGGCGTATTAAACCGACTGATAGAAGTTCAGGTTCGCATGCTCGACAATGTCATTGATTTGAATATGATTCCAGTGCCTCAAGCTGAGCGAACAAACGCGAGATACCGTGGAATTGGTCTTGGTACATTTGGTTGGCATCACTTATTAGCATTAAAGGCAATACGCTGGGAATCTGATGAAGCCGTTGAGTTTGCAGATGAATTGTATGAAGAAATTGCCTATTTAACTATTAAAGCATCGATGAATTTATCAAGGGAAAAAGGACCGTATCCATTATTTAAAGGATCAGATTTCCATAATGGTGAATACTTTGCATCTCGGGGATACTTGTCAAAAAAATGGTGTGAACTACGCTTCGATGTATCCATGAACGGTATGAGAAATGGTTATTTAATGGCTGTTGCACCAAACTCTTCCACATCGATTTTAGCAGGAAGCACGGCAAGTATTGATCCCATTTTCCAAAAGAGTTATTCAGAAGAGAAGAAAGACTATAAAATCCCAGTAACTGTGCCAGATTTAAATCAAGATACTACTTGGTATTACAAATCAGCTTATTTCATCGATCAACACTGGACGTTAAAACAAAATGCTGCTCGTCAACGTCATATCGACCAAGGGATATCATTGAATTTATATGTTCAAAACACAATCAAAGCAAAAGAATTGCTTGATTTACATTTAGATGCATGGGCAAGTGGCTTGAAAACAACCTACTATGTTCGCTCAACATCGATTGAATTGATAGAATGTGAATCCTGTTCAAGCTAA
- a CDS encoding GGDEF domain-containing protein: protein MTISTFIYYFIAYILPSSVLLSMSFVVIFRNPKRTEHQLAFIIINLYAIIFLGEFTRHALPTADSPYIHEYVIKICGLFIVMFSFHFFAKVAKMEDIMSKWLYPWVFYLPLPFVVYNILTVNPSLLIENYVRQGPWVYGVLDPTYYVTVLASCIISLPSYFMLKNGIKRVHSKQDIRLLKFLSWVVLGSIGVILVLGLPDYRGILPPYPYLYIGVLFAVLITYSMLKYNFLSDENDQYATLFNLNSSATLIFNDMWKLEKANQAAFLHFPDNTKEFFALFHASINDEQLVNIKNQLEQGKSVHSIVYHMKTDNLSTYFKLDGKRFIKNRSISYYLICRDVTEKQLADDRLKYLAYHDTLTGVANRASFVQLSEKYIVDNPTHIAYFGLLDLDHFKEINDIHGHIIGDEVLIHTAKIVRELVAESGHVGRLGGDEFVFAVSDNKRFTNALQLMDSVHHAFRNQPFIFRDVFIEVKLSIGCSEYPLEGTTYDELYTLADQRMYLEKRTRKEHVE, encoded by the coding sequence ATGACAATATCAACTTTTATTTATTATTTCATTGCCTATATATTGCCTTCTTCTGTTTTACTATCGATGTCATTTGTCGTGATATTCCGTAATCCAAAGAGGACTGAGCATCAACTTGCTTTTATCATTATCAACTTATATGCCATTATATTCCTAGGCGAATTTACTCGACATGCTTTACCCACTGCAGATAGTCCCTATATTCACGAATATGTGATAAAAATTTGTGGATTATTCATTGTTATGTTTAGTTTTCATTTTTTTGCAAAAGTAGCCAAAATGGAAGATATCATGTCGAAATGGCTATATCCATGGGTATTTTATTTACCGTTACCATTTGTTGTTTATAACATTTTAACGGTCAACCCTAGTCTGCTTATTGAAAATTATGTTAGACAGGGTCCTTGGGTTTATGGCGTACTAGATCCTACTTATTACGTGACTGTTCTTGCAAGTTGCATCATATCGTTGCCCTCATATTTCATGTTGAAAAACGGTATAAAACGAGTTCATTCAAAACAAGATATTCGCCTTTTAAAGTTCCTCTCTTGGGTTGTTTTAGGAAGTATTGGCGTGATACTCGTACTAGGTCTGCCAGATTATCGTGGCATATTACCACCGTATCCTTATTTATATATCGGTGTTTTATTTGCAGTGTTAATCACCTATAGCATGTTGAAATATAATTTCCTATCTGATGAAAATGATCAATATGCCACCCTGTTTAATTTGAATTCATCAGCTACTCTTATTTTTAATGACATGTGGAAATTAGAAAAGGCCAATCAAGCTGCATTCTTACATTTTCCTGATAACACAAAAGAATTTTTTGCGTTATTTCATGCGTCCATAAACGATGAACAATTAGTCAATATTAAAAATCAATTAGAGCAAGGAAAATCAGTTCATTCCATTGTGTATCATATGAAAACTGATAATCTTAGTACTTATTTTAAACTAGATGGGAAAAGGTTTATAAAAAACAGGTCGATTTCCTACTATTTAATTTGTCGAGATGTGACAGAGAAACAATTAGCAGATGATCGTCTTAAATATTTGGCTTATCACGATACTTTAACAGGTGTAGCAAATCGCGCGTCATTTGTTCAATTATCCGAGAAATATATTGTTGATAATCCAACTCATATTGCTTACTTTGGACTATTGGATTTAGATCATTTTAAAGAGATAAATGATATTCATGGTCATATTATTGGAGATGAAGTACTCATTCATACAGCCAAAATTGTGCGTGAATTAGTTGCTGAAAGTGGACATGTTGGTCGGCTTGGTGGAGACGAGTTTGTCTTTGCTGTTTCGGATAACAAACGATTTACAAATGCACTACAATTAATGGATAGTGTACATCATGCTTTTAGAAATCAACCGTTCATTTTTAGAGATGTTTTTATCGAAGTAAAATTGAGTATAGGGTGTAGCGAATATCCATTAGAAGGAACTACTTATGACGAGCTTTACACATTGGCTGACCAGCGTATGTATTTAGAGAAAAGAACGCGCAAAGAGCATGTAGAATAG